The region CGTTGGGAACCGATCCATGATCTGGCGACTCTGCGGATGGGGGTGCGGATCAATCAGGAGGGGGTCGTGCAATGTGACTATCACACGGTGATGAATAGCATTAAGTCTAGTGGTAGCAAGGGAGATACGGTGATTAGTCATCGTTATTATGTGGCGGATGCGGATTATCTAGTAGGTCTAGAGGGAGATGATCGGGCATGTTTGGATCGGCTGGATGCGGCATTGCAAGCACCCCATTGGCAGCTCTATTTTGGCCGTAAAAGTTTTGTTCCTAGCCAGCCAGTATCCATCCATGTGGTTGATCTATCGCTTGAAGATGCTCTACGGAGCCATCCCTACACGACGAAACGGCGACGGCCGACTCAACTCCGCTATGTGTTGGAGGTGGCAGATAGTTTAGATGTGCGTCAAGATGTGCCGCTAGACTGGCAAAAGCGTTTATTTGGTAGTCGGTGTGTCGCTACTATATTTCATAATCTAGAGGAGGCGGAAGTATGTATCTC is a window of Candidatus Obscuribacterales bacterium DNA encoding:
- the cas5e gene encoding type I-E CRISPR-associated protein Cas5/CasD codes for the protein MPTLLLRMRAPMMSWGDHSRFTIRDSRREPTKSAVIGLLCAALGRPRWEPIHDLATLRMGVRINQEGVVQCDYHTVMNSIKSSGSKGDTVISHRYYVADADYLVGLEGDDRACLDRLDAALQAPHWQLYFGRKSFVPSQPVSIHVVDLSLEDALRSHPYTTKRRRPTQLRYVLEVADSLDVRQDVPLDWQKRLFGSRCVATIFHNLEEAEVCISPN